A single window of Nasonia vitripennis strain AsymCx chromosome 4, Nvit_psr_1.1, whole genome shotgun sequence DNA harbors:
- the LOC100123258 gene encoding glycosylphosphatidylinositol anchor attachment 1 protein isoform X1: MGLLTDPRAGNGEMAKFILKWEKPLCYILYILGIGWMMLLASPYINENTYYSENALLPGLVKKESNLMSAAKQFYHELSTERERFPDQMPYAWLLAKFHQLHLDVFTQNFTLNYPFRNQQYKGQNVYGIVRAPRAASTEAIVVSVPYRPITSVHADTTPSVALLLAFAQFCRKQKYWAKDIIFLVTEHEQLGMQSWLDAYHGVTSGHEGVLVSGDLAGRAGSIQAAINLELHSMTISSIDVKVEGLNGQLPNLDLFNLAQNMINKEGIRRTFQRRFDTYEKDKFKKWQYHFNTLMSMTLTQATGIPTGNHGLFHRFGIEAVSLEGFDNYKDGAQRNFYHVGRVVESIVRSLNNLLERFHQSFFFYLLPCTDRYISIALYMTSLVLIVAGLFIKAFSIWLRLQDSSVKSESEKQTGKKQLQSNDNAAEFSVGSIASEILWTHTVGVSLMSSPRFLTSIISQYLDLRTEDAIYFTFLTITMLSILWPILTIRRRSKYSNIALVCVITCVEFATALMCVAMHNFSLALLCAALYVPFVLSINPKERISSGFRKILYVLWPLLHPFFVTSFVILIYTCINYGEEKILAILGRSLRATKQAFVLSIIDSMIYGNWFYNVAVAVMLPIWMLYWNVISRNTEIKT; encoded by the exons ATGGGTCTCTTAACAGATCCGAGAGCTGGAAACGGAGAAATGGCCAAATTTATCCTGAAATGGGAGAAGCCCCTTtgttatatattgtatattttgGGAATTGGTTGGATGATGCTTTTGGCTTCACCCTACATCAATGAAA ATACCTACTACTCGGAAAACGCATTACTTCCTGGATTAGtgaagaaggagagcaatctAATGTCTGCAGCAAAGCAATTTTACCATGAATTAAGTACGGAAAGGGAAAGATTTCCTGACCAGATGCCTTACGCATGGTTGTTAGCTAAATTTCACCAATTACATCTTGACGTGTTCACTCAGAACTTTACATTAAACTATCCCTTTCGTAATCAGCAG TATAAGGGGCAGAATGTTTACGGTATAGTAAGAGCTCCAAGAGCAGCTAGTACTGAAGCAATTGTTGTAAGCGTACCTTACCGCCCAATAACTAGTGTTCATGCTGATACTACACCTTCTGTTGCTCTGCTATTAGCTTTTGCTCAATTCTGTCGCA aaCAAAAATACTGGGCAAAGGATATTATATTTCTAGTGACTGAGCATGAGCAATTAGGAATGCAGTCATGGCTGGATGCATATCATGGAGTTACCAGTGGTCATGAGGGTGTTCTTGTTTCTGGTGATTTAGCTGGTAGAGCTGGCTCTATTCAGGCTGCTATCAATTTAGAATTACATTCAATGACTATTTCGTCCATTGACGTAAAG gtTGAAGGATTAAATGGCCAattaccaaatctagatttatttaatttagcCCAAAATATGATTAATAAAGAAGGAATTCGTAGAACATTCCAACGCCGTTTTGATACGTATGAAAAAGATAAGTTTAAAAAGTGGCAGTATCACTTTAACACTCTGATGTCAATGACTTTGACTCAAGCAACTGGTATACCAACTGGAAATCATGGTTTATTTCATCG CTTTGGCATAGAAGCTGTATCTTTGGAAGGCTTTGATAATTATAAAGATGGAGCACAACGCAATTTTTATCATGTTGGTAGAGTCGTTGAAAGTATAGTAcgttctttaaataatttattggaaCGTTTTCACCAGTCCTTTTTCTTTTACCTATTACCTTGTACAGACAGATATATCTCCATAG CCCTCTACATGACTTCGTTGGTCTTAATTGTAGCAGGACTGTTTATAAAAGCTTTTTCTATTTGGCTGAGGTTACAAGATTCCAGTGTGAAGTCAGAGAGTGAGAAACAAACTGGCAAGAAACAGTTACAAAGCAATGATAAC GCAGCTGAATTTAGTGTGGGGAGTATAGCTTCCGAAATTTTATGGACTCATACTGTTGGAGTTAGTTTAATGTCTTCTCCGAGATTTCTAACATCAATAATCTCGCAATATTTAGATCTAAGAACTGAAGATGCAATATATTTCACCTTTTTGACAATCACGATGTTGTCAATTTTATGGCCAATTCTTACAATAAGaag GAGGTCGAAATATAGTAATATTGCTTTAGTCTGCGTTATTACTTGCGTCGAATTTGCAACAGCTCTGATGTGCGTTGCTATGCATAATTTTTCTTTAGCGTTACTTTGTGCAGCTTTGTATGTACCATTTGTATTATCGATTAATCCAAAGGAGCGCATTTCAAGCGG GTttcgtaaaattttatacgtacTGTGGCCGTTGCTTCATCCTTTCTTTGTAACATCCTTTGTTATCTTAATTTATACCTGTATAAACTatggagaagaaaaaatactGGCCATACTAGGCAGATCTTTGAGAGCAACGAAACAAGCTTTTGTACTCAGCATTATTGACTCTATGATATACGGAAACTGGTTTTATAATGTAGCAGTTGCAGTTATGTTACCGATTTGGATGCTATACTGGAACGTCATTAGTCGAAATACAGAAATAAAAACGTGA
- the LOC100123268 gene encoding probable tRNA N6-adenosine threonylcarbamoyltransferase, with protein sequence MIAIGFEGSANKLGIGIIKDDEILSNVRHTYITPPGEGFLPRETAQHHREHVLPVLKKALEDAKLTLKDVDVICYTKGPGMGAPLTVAALVARTVAQLYNKPIVAVNHCVGHIEMGRLITKSNNPIALYVSGGNTQIIAYSQQRYRIFGETIDIAVGNCLDRFARLLNLSNDPSPGYNIEQLAKKGTKFAPLPYVVKGMDVSFSGILSHAEERIEGWLKSKEYTAEDLCFSLQETVFAMLIEITERAMAHVGSSEVLIVGGVGCNERLQEMMGVMCRERGATLYATDERFCIDNGVMIAVAGLLQFKAEGRSTAWNKTNCVQRFRTDDVLVTWRD encoded by the exons ATGATCGCCATTGGATTTGAAGGTAGTGCCAACAAGTTAGGCATAGGAATCATCAAAGATGATGAAATATTGTCCAATGTTCGCCACACATACATCACACCTCCTGGTGAAG GGTTCCTTCCCAGAGAAACTGCACAGCATCACCGAGAGCATGTACTGCCAGTATTGAAAAAAGCTCTGGAAGATGCAAAGTTGACGTTAAAAGATGTTGATGTGATCTGTTACACAAAGGGTCCTGGAATGGGTGCGCCCTTGACAGTGGCTGCATTAGTAGCACGTACGGTGGCACAACTGTACAACAAGCCTATTGTAGCTGTTAATCATTGTGTGGGCCACATAGAGATGGGCAGACTAATAACCAAAAGTAATAATCCCATTGCACTGTACGTATCCGGTGGAAACACACAAATCATCGCATACTCTCAGCAGAGGTACAGGATATTCGGTGAAACGATTGATATTGCGGTTGGAAACTGTTTGGATCGATTTGCAAGGCTATTAAATCTCTCAAACGACCCCAGCCCCGGGTACAACATTGAGCAACTCGCAAAGAA AGGTACAAAATTCGCACCGCTGCCATACGTCGTCAAGGGGATGGATGTCTCCTTTTCCGGGATATTAAGCCATGCAGAGGAGCGCATCGAAGGCTGGCTCAAGTCGAAAGAGTACACAGCGGAAGATCTGTGCTTCTCCTTGCAAGAAACCGTGTTCGCCATGCTCATTGAAATAACAG AGCGAGCGATGGCTCACGTGGGCTCGAGCGAGGTGCTGATAGTCGGCGGAGTGGGCTGCAACGAGCGGCTGCAGGAGATGATGGGCGTGATGTGTCGGGAGCGCGGAGCTACCCTCTACGCCACGGACGAGCGTTTCTGCATCGACAACGGGGTCATGATCGCCGTCGCCGGGCTGCTGCAGTTCAAAGCCGAGGGACGGAGCACCGCCTGGAATAAGACCAACTGCGTGCAGAGGTTCAGGACGGACGACGTGCTGGTCACCTGGCGCGACTGA
- the LOC100123258 gene encoding glycosylphosphatidylinositol anchor attachment 1 protein isoform X2, with protein sequence MGLLTDPRAGNGEMAKFILKWEKPLCYILYILGIGWMMLLASPYINENTYYSENALLPGLVKKESNLMSAAKQFYHELSTERERFPDQMPYAWLLAKFHQLHLDVFTQNFTLNYPFRNQQYKGQNVYGIVRAPRAASTEAIVVSVPYRPITSVHADTTPSVALLLAFAQFCRKQKYWAKDIIFLVTEHEQLGMQSWLDAYHGVTSGHEGVLVSGDLAGRAGSIQAAINLELHSMTISSIDVKVEGLNGQLPNLDLFNLAQNMINKEGIRRTFQRRFDTYEKDKFKKWQYHFNTLMSMTLTQATGIPTGNHGLFHRFGIEAVSLEGFDNYKDGAQRNFYHVGRVVESIVRSLNNLLERFHQSFFFYLLPCTDRYISIALYMTSLVLIVAGLFIKAFSIWLRLQDSSVKSESEKQTGKKQLQSNDNVTEFSVGSIASEILWTHTVGVSLMSSPRFLTSIISQYLDLRTEDAIYFTFLTITMLSILWPILTIRRRSKYSNIALVCVITCVEFATALMCVAMHNFSLALLCAALYVPFVLSINPKERISSGFRKILYVLWPLLHPFFVTSFVILIYTCINYGEEKILAILGRSLRATKQAFVLSIIDSMIYGNWFYNVAVAVMLPIWMLYWNVISRNTEIKT encoded by the exons ATGGGTCTCTTAACAGATCCGAGAGCTGGAAACGGAGAAATGGCCAAATTTATCCTGAAATGGGAGAAGCCCCTTtgttatatattgtatattttgGGAATTGGTTGGATGATGCTTTTGGCTTCACCCTACATCAATGAAA ATACCTACTACTCGGAAAACGCATTACTTCCTGGATTAGtgaagaaggagagcaatctAATGTCTGCAGCAAAGCAATTTTACCATGAATTAAGTACGGAAAGGGAAAGATTTCCTGACCAGATGCCTTACGCATGGTTGTTAGCTAAATTTCACCAATTACATCTTGACGTGTTCACTCAGAACTTTACATTAAACTATCCCTTTCGTAATCAGCAG TATAAGGGGCAGAATGTTTACGGTATAGTAAGAGCTCCAAGAGCAGCTAGTACTGAAGCAATTGTTGTAAGCGTACCTTACCGCCCAATAACTAGTGTTCATGCTGATACTACACCTTCTGTTGCTCTGCTATTAGCTTTTGCTCAATTCTGTCGCA aaCAAAAATACTGGGCAAAGGATATTATATTTCTAGTGACTGAGCATGAGCAATTAGGAATGCAGTCATGGCTGGATGCATATCATGGAGTTACCAGTGGTCATGAGGGTGTTCTTGTTTCTGGTGATTTAGCTGGTAGAGCTGGCTCTATTCAGGCTGCTATCAATTTAGAATTACATTCAATGACTATTTCGTCCATTGACGTAAAG gtTGAAGGATTAAATGGCCAattaccaaatctagatttatttaatttagcCCAAAATATGATTAATAAAGAAGGAATTCGTAGAACATTCCAACGCCGTTTTGATACGTATGAAAAAGATAAGTTTAAAAAGTGGCAGTATCACTTTAACACTCTGATGTCAATGACTTTGACTCAAGCAACTGGTATACCAACTGGAAATCATGGTTTATTTCATCG CTTTGGCATAGAAGCTGTATCTTTGGAAGGCTTTGATAATTATAAAGATGGAGCACAACGCAATTTTTATCATGTTGGTAGAGTCGTTGAAAGTATAGTAcgttctttaaataatttattggaaCGTTTTCACCAGTCCTTTTTCTTTTACCTATTACCTTGTACAGACAGATATATCTCCATAG CCCTCTACATGACTTCGTTGGTCTTAATTGTAGCAGGACTGTTTATAAAAGCTTTTTCTATTTGGCTGAGGTTACAAGATTCCAGTGTGAAGTCAGAGAGTGAGAAACAAACTGGCAAGAAACAGTTACAAAGCAATGATAACGTAA CTGAATTTAGTGTGGGGAGTATAGCTTCCGAAATTTTATGGACTCATACTGTTGGAGTTAGTTTAATGTCTTCTCCGAGATTTCTAACATCAATAATCTCGCAATATTTAGATCTAAGAACTGAAGATGCAATATATTTCACCTTTTTGACAATCACGATGTTGTCAATTTTATGGCCAATTCTTACAATAAGaag GAGGTCGAAATATAGTAATATTGCTTTAGTCTGCGTTATTACTTGCGTCGAATTTGCAACAGCTCTGATGTGCGTTGCTATGCATAATTTTTCTTTAGCGTTACTTTGTGCAGCTTTGTATGTACCATTTGTATTATCGATTAATCCAAAGGAGCGCATTTCAAGCGG GTttcgtaaaattttatacgtacTGTGGCCGTTGCTTCATCCTTTCTTTGTAACATCCTTTGTTATCTTAATTTATACCTGTATAAACTatggagaagaaaaaatactGGCCATACTAGGCAGATCTTTGAGAGCAACGAAACAAGCTTTTGTACTCAGCATTATTGACTCTATGATATACGGAAACTGGTTTTATAATGTAGCAGTTGCAGTTATGTTACCGATTTGGATGCTATACTGGAACGTCATTAGTCGAAATACAGAAATAAAAACGTGA
- the LOC116738587 gene encoding xanthine dehydrogenase-like: MESHTYKEQMENELKANNDALNDINSIKISNTLVFFVNGKEVRDSRVEPEWTLLYYLRNKLNLYGTKLGCAEGGCGACTVMVSRYDRKQDKIIHVAVNACLTPVCAMHGMAVTTVEGIGSTRTKLHPVQERIAKAHGSQCGFCTPGIVMSMYALLRTKPLPSIQDIEVAFQGNLCRCTGYRPIIEGYKTFTEEWEKSRLSRNDEGKDRTCAMGDACCRRVFTSEPQEVFDTNTFTPYDPSQEIIFPPKLQLSSEFDDEYFIMKGKEVTWYRPIHLREILALKQQYPNSKIIVGNTEVGVEVKFKHFVYPVLIQPIKIKELRDITELNDAIRIGASVTLIEMEEALRHQIQTKPEEKTRIFDSIVGMLNWFAGKQIRNVAAIGGNIMTGSPISDMNPVLMAAGIKLNVCSLERGVRSITMDHSFFVGYRRNVVAPDEVLLSIEIPYSTPNQYFVSYKQAKRRDDDIAIVNLALNVFFEPRTSIVAKSYMAFGGMAPTTILARKSCEAMIGKKWNEQLVETVTDSLVNELPLSGDAPGGMVLYRRSLTLSLFFKGFVCITKKLRISVNDVDPLPKELETAGEGFHFQAPKSSQYFQVVPKDQSSIDLIGRPIIHINAFKQATGEAIYCDDIPRITGELYLALVLSTKAHAKIVKIDPSQALAMEGVEAFLSAEDIPEKQRIIGHKCFDEEVFVSKIVTSQGQSLGAILAVDQITAQKAVKLVKVEYEELQPIIITIEDAIKHKSFFHERPTVICNGDVDKVFAESDHVIEGEVRMGGQEHFYLETQASLANFREEGELELFSSTQNPTEIQKLTAHVLNLPISRINVRVKRLGGGFGGKETREALVALPVAIAAYKYRKPVRCMLDRDEDMMITGTRHPFLIKYKVGFTKDGLITAAEVCLYNNCGYSTDLSPAVLECAMFYVLNGYKVPVAKVSGYMCKTNLPSNTAFRGFGGPQGMFCAENIIRQIADYLGLDHVKISEKNLYREGDITFYNQPLIKCTLRRCWEECLFSSNYKERVTEVNQFNKEHRYKKRGIAVVPVMFGIGYEVAFLNQGGALVHVYTDGSVLLNHGGVEMGQGLYTKMIQIASRILKVKPDKIYTAETGTDKVPNTIATAASLGSDLNGMAVLDACTKIMERIKYIIDDDPEGTWEDWVKRAYFDRISLSATGYYRTPEIGYDFDTNSGRRFNYYTYGTACTEVELDCLTGDHEVLRSDVVMDLGESLNPAIDIGQVEGGFMQGYGLFTMEEMVYSPTGVVFSRGPGVYKIPSFTNIPREFNVSLLKASSNPRAVFSSKATGEPPLFLASSAFFGIKEAIRAARKDMGIHGYFRLDSPATAARIRMACVDQLTKKVGDGDGKKAWNIIP; this comes from the exons ATGGAATCACATACTTATAAGGAACAGATGGAAAACGAACTGAAGGCGAACAATGATGCACTTAACGATATCAAtagtataaaaattagtaataCTTTAGTTTTCTTCGTGAATGGAAAAGAA GTAAGGGACAGCAGAGTCGAGCCAGAATGGACGCTATTATACTATCTACGAAACAAAC TAAATCTTTATGGAACCAAACTGGGATGCGCGGAAGGAGGATGCGGGGCCTGTACTGTTATGGTCTCACGATACGATCGTAAACAAGATAAAATTAT TCACGTTGCTGTAAATGCATGTTTGACTCCCGTATGTGCAATGCACGGCATGGCTGTAACTACTGTCGAGGGCATCGGTAGCACGAGAACAAAACTTCATCCTGTGCAAGAGCGTATTGCGAAAGCTCACGGATCACAATGTGGTTTTTGCACTCCGGGTATTGTTATGTCAATGTACGCATTACTGAGAACGAAACCGTTGCCGTCAATTCAAGATATCGAAGTTGCTTTTCAAG GAAACCTGTGCCGATGTACTGGATACCGACCAATTATCGAAGGCTACAAGACATTTACCGAAGAATGGGAAAAGTCGCGATTGTCCAGAAATGACGAGGGTAAAGATAGAACTTGCGCTATGGGCGATGCTTGCTGTAGGCGTGTCTTCACATCAGAACCACAGGAAGTTTTTGACACCAACACTTTTACACCATACGACCCTTCtcaagaaataattttccCTCCAAAATTACAA CTTTCTTCAGAATTCGATGacgagtattttattatgaaaggCAAGGAGGTCACCTGGTATCGACCAATTCATTTgagagaaatcttagcattgAAACAACAATACCCGAATTCGAAAATCATAGTTGGAAATACTGAAGTTG GAGTCGAAGTGAAGTTTAAACATTTCGTGTACCCTGTGCTTATACAACCaatcaaaataaaagaacTTCGTGATATAACCGAACTAAATGATGCAATAAGAATAGGTGCTAGTGTAACACTTATTGAAATGGAGGAGGCTTTACGTCACCAAATTCAAACTAAACCAG AAGAGAAAACAAGAATTTTCGATTCAATAGTGGGAATGCTTAATTGGTTTGCTGGAAAACAAATACGAAATGttgct GCCATAGGAGGTAATATTATGACCGGCAGTCCTATATCTGACATGAACCCAGTATTGATGGCAGCAGGAATTAAATTAAACGTGTGCAGCCTTGAAAGAGGTGTCAGATCGATTACAATGGatcattctttttttgttgGATATCGACGTAACGTTGTTGCACCGGATGAAGTATTACTCTCTATTGAAATTCCTTACTCTACTCCT AATCAATATTTTGTATCTTATAAACAAGCCAAAAGAAGAGATGATGATATCGCTATTGTCAATTTAGCCTTAAACGTATTTTTTGAGCCCCGAACGAGCATTGTGGCCAAATCTTATATGGCTTTTGGTGGTATGGCACCAACAACGATTTTAGCGAGAAAAAGTTGTGAAGCTATGATTGGAAA aaaatggAATGAACAATTGGTAGAGACTGTTACGGATTCTTTAGTTAATGAGTTGCCCTTGAGCGGTGACGCACCTGGTGGTATGGTTCTATATCGTCGATCTCTTACACTAAG tttattttttaagggTTTCGTTTGTATTACCAAGAAGCTTCGTATTAGTGTTAACGACGTTGACCCTCTGCCAAAGGAACTTGAAACTGCAGGAGAAGGTTTCCACTTCCAAGCACCAAAAAGTTCTCAATACTTTCAAGTTGTTCCTAAGGATCAAAGCTCGATTGATTTAATTGGGAGGCCCATAATTCATATCAATGCTTTCAAACAGGCAACTGGCGAAGCAATTTATTGTGATGATATACCTCGCATAACTGGAGAATTGTACTTAGCTTTGGTGCTATCGACAAAAGCTCATGCTAAGATTGTGAAAATCGATCCTTCTCAAGCGTTAGCTATGGAAGGAGTTGAAGCATTTTTGAGTGCGGAAGATATTCCAGAAAAGCAGAGAATTATAGGTCACAAATGCTTTGACGAAGAAgtatttgtttccaaaata GTTACGAGTCAAGGGCAATCACTTGGTGCTATTTTGGCAGTTGATCAAATAACTGCACAAAAAGCAGTCAAATTAGTTAAAGTCGAATATGAAGAATTACAACCAATCATAATTACTATCGAG GATGCTATAAAGCATAAATCGTTCTTCCATGAACGTCCAACAGTAATATGCAATGGAGACGTTGACAAAGTTTTTGCTGAATCTGATCACGTTATAGAAGGCGAAGTAAGAATGGGTGGCCAAGAACATTTCTACTTGGAAACTCAAGCATCATTAGCAAACTTCCGCGAAGAAGGAGAATTGGAACTATTTTCTTCAACACAGAATCCTACAGAAATTCAAAAACTCACTGCACACGTTCTGAATCTACCGATCAGCAGAATAAACGTCCGTGTAAAGCGACTTGGTGGTGGCTTTGGTGGTAAAGAAACACGAGAAGCACTAGTAGCATTGCCTGTTGCTATTGCAGCTTACAA atatagaAAACCTGTGAGATGTATGTTAGACCGAGATGAAGATATGATGATAACAGGAACAAGACATCCATTTCTCATAAAATACAAAGTTGGATTTACTAAAGACGGACTAATTACTGCCGCTGAAGTTTGCCTTTACAACAATTGTGGTTACTCAACGGACCTTTCACCTGCG GTTCTTGAATGTGCTATGTTTTACGTTCTCAATGGGTACAAAGTACCGGTTGCTAAAGTATCAGGTTACATGTGTAAAACAAATCTACCTTCAAATACAGCTTTCCGAGGATTTGGAGGACCACAGGGAATGTTTTGCGCTGAAAATATAATTCGACAAATAGCTGATTATTTGGGACTTGATCACGTTAAG ATATccgaaaaaaatttgtatagaGAAGGAGACATTACATTTTACAATCAACCACTAATTAAATGTACACTCAGAAGATGTTGGGAAGAGTGCTTGTTTTCGTCAAACTACAAAGAACGAGTAACGGAAGTGAATCAATTCAATAA AGAGCACAGGTACAAAAAACGAGGAATAGCTGTTGTACCAGTGATGTTCGGAATAGGATATGAAGTAGCTTTTCTTAATCAAGGTGGAGCACttgtacatgtatataccgATGGATCTGTTCTTTTAAATCATGGTGGTGTCGAGATGGGGCAAGGCTTATATACAAAAATGATTCAA ATAGCAAGTCGTATTCTAAAAGTTAAGCCAGATAAAATTTATACTGCCGAAACAGGCACCGATAAAGTTCCAAATACAATTGCAACTGCAGCTAGTCTTGGTTCTGACCTCAATGGAATGGCTGTTTTG GATGCCTGCACAAAAATAATGGAACGAATTAAATACATAATTGATGATGATCCTGAAGGCACTTGGGAAGATTGGGTAAAGCGCGCATATTTTGACCGAATCAGTCTTTCAGCTACTGGATATTACCGGACCCCAGAAATTGGTTATGACTTTGACACTAACTCAGGAAGGCGATTCAATTACTACACATATGGCACTGCCTGCACAGAAGTAGAACTTGATTGTTTGACAGGAGATCACGAG GTTTTACGGAGTGATGTTGTTATGGATCTTGGGGAAAGTTTAAATCCTGCTATTGATATTGGCCAAGTAGAAGGTGGATTCATGCAAGGTTATGGATTATTCACAATGGAAGAAATGGTGTATTCTCCAACAGGAGTTGTATTTAGTCGCGGACCAGGAGTATATAAAATACCGAGTTTTACGAATATACCGAGAGAGTTTAATGTATCATTACTTAAGGCTTCATCCAATCCACGAGCAGTATTTTCTtcaaaa GCTACTGGTGAACCCCCTCTATTTTTGGCATCTTCTGCATTCTTCGGCATCAAGGAAGCTAttagagctgctcgaaaagaCATGGGAATCCACGGGTATTTTAGACTTGATTCGCCAGCTACTGCAGCCCGCATTCGTATGGCTTGTGTTGATCAACTTACTAAAAAG GTCGGTGATGGAGATGGAAAGAAAGCGTGGAACATAATACCATAA